Genomic window (Fretibacterium sp. OH1220_COT-178):
TCTGCATCAGCGAGAGTTCGAAGAGGAGGCGCTGGGCCCGATCCACGACAAAACTGGGGATCAGCACCTTGCCCCTGTCCTTCAGGGCCGTCAGGATCACGGCCCTGAACTCCTCCCGGGTCGCCTGGTCGTCCTTGTGCAGCCGATCGCCGTAGGTCGATTCGATCAGGACGTAGTCGGCCTCACGGATCACCGAAGGCGCCCGGTCCACTGCCGGAAACTGCTGGCCGAGGTCCCCGCTGAACACGATACGCGTCGTTCCGCCCCCCTCCCGAAGCTCGAAGGCGACGGAGGAACTCCCCAGTATGTGTCCGGCATCGTGCAGGGAAAAGACCACGCCATCCGAGGCGGAAGTCCTCGCCTCCCACTCCACCGGTCGCAGAAGTTTCAGAGCCCCATCGACGTCGCTCTCGTCGTAGAGAGGCTCGATCGGCGGCAGGCCCTTGCGGAGCGCCTTGCGGCTCCGCCATTCCGCCTCCTCCTTCATCAGATGGACGGAATCGTGCCAGAGGATCTCGACCAGGCGGGCTGTGGCGGGAGTCGTCCAGATGGGCCCCTCGAAGCCCTGCCGGACAAGGTAGGGGATGCGCCCGGAGTGGTCCATGTGGGCATGGGTCAGAAAGACCGCGTCCAGCTCTCCCGGACCGAACGGAAGGGGCTCCCGGTTCCTCTCGTCCTCGTTCGCCCCCTGATGGATGCCGCAGTCCACGAGAAAACGATAGCCGTCGCAATCAACGCAATAGCAGGAGCCCGTGACCTCGCCTGCGGCTCCGACAAAACGTATCTTCACCCTATCCCTCCTATGCCGAGGACACGACGGCCGCTCTCGGCAGGATGCCCAGAACCCGCGTGCCCTTGCCGATCTCGGATCGGACCTCGAGTGTTCCTCCCATGAGGGACATCCGTTCCGTCATGTTGGCCAGGCCCCGGTGTCCCTCCACCCGCAAGGCTTCATGGTTGATCCGGGCCTCGAAGCCCCCTCCGTTGTCCCGGATGTCGAAGAAAATTTTTCCATCCTGTTCGTAGACCTGAGCCCGGACCTCCGAGGCGTTGCCATGCCGAACGGCGTTGGAGACCGCCTCCTGGAAGATTCGGACGAAGGCCAGGGTCTGTTCGGGGCCGAGGTCCAATCCGTCGTCGATATCCGTCGTCACCCGAATGTCGTAGTTCTGCGACAGCCTTTCGGCCAATTCGGTCAGAGCCTGAGAGAGCCCCAGATCCATCCACGGCGGAGCCAGCTCGTCGCAGAGGCCGCGCAGCTCCCGAACGACGGTCTTGGCCAGGAATTCGGTCTTCTTGATGCGCTCCTGGGGGGCCTCCTCCTCCAGGGACATGTGAATCTGTTGAAGCAGGGCCGTGATATCCTGCAACGGCCCGTCGTGAATCTCTCGGGCCATGTCCATGCGTTCCTTCTCCTGAACCCGAACGATGTCGCGCACGTAGCGGTTGCGCAGTTTGTCCCGCTCCACGGCCGCGCGGGCAAAGCGCATCAGAGCGCTGTGAACGCTCTCGATCTCCTTGACCGCCCCCGGACCGAGACGGTTCGGGATGTCCTTTCCGACCCTGAGATCGTCGATCTCGGCGACCAGAGCCTGAAGGGGCGCGACCAGCCGGCTCCAGAGCAGACGGATGGCCCAGAAGCTGCCTAGGGTCATCAGCACGATGAGCACGGGCCAGAGGCGTCCCGCCTTGACCAGCCCCCCCAGAAGCTGGTCCCAGGAGACCGCCGCAACGACGTAGCCCTGTCCCCGGCTGACCGGATAGATAGCCAAAGTGTATTGGGCGCCCTGCTTGTCCTCCACCCGGGTCGCCGTGCCGATAGGAAGGTTGTCGTGCCATATCGCGGCAATGTTCATCGCACCGGGCGAGGCCATGATGATTTTGCCGTCCGCCCCGATGTGGGCAACCCAGCCGGGAATGGACGGTCCCCAGGAGAATATGCGGTAGCGTGTGGCGTCCCCGAAGAACTCGGGGGGAAGTTCCCAGAGCTTGGCATCGGAGCTCAGGCGGTAGGCCATGCTCTCGGCCAGATCCTGAACGTAGGACCGAACCGCCGCCTCCATCGCCTTTTCCTGACTGACCAGGGCGAAGGCGGCCAGGAGGACGACGGCCACGGAGGGCAGGATCAGGGCGGACAACAAAAAGGCCAAAAAGTGATTCTTCGGCCTGAGAGAATTTAAAACGGTTCTGCGGACCCGCCTCAGCATGATGGAGGCGCCCTTACTTCTCGTCCTCCAGAAGTTCCTCGAGGGTCACGACCCCATACTTCAGAGCCAGCAGAAGGGCCTCCGTCTTGTTTTTGGAGCCCAGCTTGTCGTAGATGGAGGCCAGGTGGGTCTGTACGGTGCGCTCGCTGATGAAGAGGCGGCTCGCCACCTCCTTGCTGGAGAGCCCCTTCGCCGCCAGAAGCAGGACCTCCCGTTCCCGGGCGGAGAGCTGCTCCGGGTCGAAATCCCTCTCTCCCATGACCGATGCGACCTCGGGGTCCAGGTAGAGCCCACCCTTGGACACCGTAGCGATCGCCGCAGTGAGCTCCTTCGGGCTGACCGTCTTGAGAACGAACCCGCGTGCCCCGGCGCGCAGCGAGGCCATGACGTACTGCTGCGCGTCGTAGGACGTCAGCATGATCGTGGCCGTGGGAAGCCCCTCGGACTTCACTTTCTGAGCCACCGAGACGCCGTCCATTCCCGGCATCCGAATGTCCAGCAACGCCACGTCGGGCTTCAGGTCCTGGATCATCTCCCAGGCCTTGACTCCATCCTCCGCCTCCCCGACCAGATCGAGAGAATTTTCCCGCCGCAGAAACTCCGCGATGCCCGCCCTCGTCAGAGGGTGGTCGTCCGCCAAAACGATTCTGACTGCCATCGATATCGTTCCCTTCGTTCTTGAGGTTTTGCTCAGACTACCCGTATCCGGTTCCTCGGACAAGGGCAAAGCTACTGAAGGACGCATCCGGTCACAGTCCTACATCCTTTTCGATGGGGCGAAGCGCCAGGATGGTCTCCTCGATGACCGTGTCGAGAGGCATGCCCATCCGCTCGGCGCCGGCACTGATGACCTCGCGATTGACCCCGCGGGCAAACGCCTTGTCCTTCCACTTTTTCTTGACGGATTTGAGCTCCAGGTCCGATAGCGAGCGGGAGGGACGAACCAGGCCGGCCGTGATGATCAGCCCCGTCAGCTCGTCGATGGTGAAAAGGGTTCGCTCCAGGTCGTTGGAGGGCTCGACGTCGGTACAGATCCCGTAGCCGTGCGACTGGACGGCACGAATGATGTCCTCGTCGACGCCTGCCTCCCGAAGCAGCTCCGGAGCCAGATGACAGTGCCGTTCCGGGGTGTCCGCTGTCCTCTCCCAATCGATGTCGTGCAGGAGCCCCACGACGCCCCAAAGCTCCTCGTCAGCGCCGGCCCTGCGGGCGAAATGGCGCATGGTTCCCTCGACCGCCAGGGCGTGGCGGATGTGGGACTCGTCCTTATTGTGCTCCCTCAGAAGCCGAAGTGCGGTCTCTCGATCCGGTCTCATGGTCTTCCCCCTCGAAAAAAATGAAATCCTCCCGATCCTGAAAGTCCAAGCCGCTCCATGGGAAACGTCCCTCCTACGCCGGGGCGGTCAGAGCAGCTTCCATCCATCGTCTGGCCTCCTCCACCCTCTCCCCGGGGATGGGCTCGAAGGTCACTCCGGCCTCCTCCCTCAGGGTCTGTGCCAGCGGGTCGGGATAGGGGTGGAGGTACCGCACCCGGACGATGCCGGAGTTGAGGATGATCTTCGTGCAGAGGGAGCACGGCTCGTGCGTACAATAGATCGTGCCCCCATCCGTGGCGATGCCCATACGGGCGGCCTGAGCGATCGCGTTCGCCTCGGCGTGGGATCCCCGGCACATCTCGTGCCGCTCACCCGAGGGAATGTTCAAAGCCTGTCTCAGGCAACCGGTGTCCAGACAGTGCCCCGCCCCCATCGGAGCCCCATTGTATCCCGTGCTCACGATCTGCCGGCCGCGAACCACAACCGCACCGACCCTGCGGCGCAGACAGGTGCTCCTCATCGACGCCATCAGGGCGATGGCGATGAAGTAGGTATCCCAATCCGGTCTTGCGGCGGACATGCCATCAGCTCCCATCCACAGTTTTTACCCCGCCGGGAATTTCGCCGGCATGACAAGGTGTATTATAGTATCTTGATTCGTCCCCGCGTAGGGGAGTTTCCGGGTAAAATCTGCGGGGTCCGGCCCGCCGGGAAAGGAATGACAATCGTTTGTACCGCATGCTACGCCCCGTTTTGCTGGCCTGCATGGCCCTGTTTCTCTGTATCGAGTGGGGCCCCCTGAACGCCGAAAGGGCCCGATGGGGCATCGCCTCCGGCGACCCCTTCGTCCCGGAGATCGCCCTGACCTTCGACGACGGGCCCCGAGAACACGGGATGCAGGAGCTGATGGCCGCCCTGTCGCCGTTCGGCGTCCAGGGGACGTTTTTCCTGGTGGGAAAGTTCGCCGATCGCTACGCCTCCGTCACCGCGGCCCTGCACGCGGGGGGACACGCGATCGAAAACCACAGTTTCACGCATCCGAAGCTCTACACCCTCTGGGTGGAGAAGATCGTGAGGGAGACGGAGCGCTGCAACGAGGTGATCGAGGCCCTTGGGATACGCAGGCCCCGCTTCATGCGGCCGCCCGGCGGCTCCTGGAACCTGAAGGTGCTGAACGCCATGAGGCGCATGGATATGCGCCTCGGCCTCTGGAACATCAACAGTGCCGATTACACGGGCAAGTCGGCTGAGGATATCACGGCCCTCATTTTGCGCAAGGCCGCCCCCGGCGCCATCGTTTTGATGCACTCTGGAGTTCCTCAGACGGTGTCGGCGCTTCCGGGGATCGTGCATGAGCTGGAACGACGCGGCTACCGTTTCGTGAGCGTCCAGGACCTCTGGAACTGCGGAGCCATTTAGGAAGGAGCACATCGAAAAGTGTTTACGGTGAAGGAGGCGCGTCCGGGCGACGCCCTGAAGGGCATCGCCCGCATGAATCCCTCCGATATGGAGGCGCTGGGCCTCTCCGAGGGCCAGATCATCGAGATCGTCGGGAAGAAGACGACGGCCGCCCGGGTACGGGCGTGCGAGGAGGACTGCGCGGAGGGCTCCCTGCAGATCGATGGCCTGATGCGGGAGAACGCCCTCGTCTCCCTGGACGACACCGCCGAGGTGCGGCTTGCGGCACACCATTTTGCCGGAAGCGTCTCCTTGCAGCCCCTTGTCGCCGGTCCCCTGACCGACAGGGAGCGCGACTCGGCCTACATTCTCTCGCTGTTGGAGGGACAGCCCCTCACGGCCGGCGATCGCGTCCGGCTGAATCTCTTCGGAACCCGCATTTGCGACTTCATGGTCGCCGAAACGACGCCGGGCGGCGCGGTCGTGGTGAGCAAGTCGACATATCTGAACCTCCTCAAACCCGCAAACGTCGCTCGGCCCCGCAGGATATCCTATGAGGACATCGGCGGTCTGGGCTCTCAGATCCGCAGGGTGCGCGAGATGATCGAACTGCCGCTGCGTTTCCCTCAGGTATTCGAACGGCTTGGCATCCAGCCTCCCAAGGGAGTGCTGCTCTACGGGCCGCCGGGTACGGGCAAGACGGTCATCGCCCGAGCCGTGGCCAACGAGACCGATGCCTGGTTCACGCACATCTCCGGGCCCGAGATCATCGGAAAGTTTTACGGGGAGAGCGAGGAACGCCTGCGCAACATCTTCGAGGAGGCCCAAAGCCGTTCCCCCTCCATCATCTTCATCGACGAGATCGACGCCATCGCTCCGAAGCGAGAGGACATGGGGGGCGAGAAGCAGGTGGAGCGACGGGTCGTGGCCCAGCTGCTGGCATTGATGGACGGACTCGAGTCGCGCGGGCAGATCATCGTCATCGGAGCGACGAACATACCCAACTCCCTGGACCCGGCGCTGCGCCGTCCGGGGCGCTTCGACCGCGAGATCGCCGTACCGATCCCCGACCGCAAGGGGCGTCTCGAAATTCTGCAGATCCATACGCGCGGCATGCCGCTTTCGGGGGACGTCGATCTCAAAAGGGTTGCGGACCTCTCCCACGGATTCGTCGGAGCGGACCTCGAGGCCCTGGCGAAGGAGGCGGCTATGGCCTGCGTCCGGGATATTCTTCCCTACGTCAATCTTCAGACGCAGGAGATCCCCTACGAGAAGGTCGCCTCCCTCGAGGTGCGGATGGGACACTTCATGGCCGCCCTGATGGAGATCGATCCGTCGGCCATCCGGGAGGTGTTCGTGGAGATTCCCGACGTCTCCTGGGAGGACGTCGGCGGGCTCGAGGAGATCAAGGAGGAGCTCATCAACGCCGTGAGCTGGCCCCTTCAGCATGCCGAGCTCTTCGAGCGCTACGCGGTCCAGCCCACGCGGGGCATCATGCTGCACGGCCCCTCCGGAACGGGAAAGACGCTTCTGGCCAAGGCCCTGGCGAAGGAGAGCGGGGTCAATTTCATCTCGGTCAAGGGTCCCTCCCTCATGTCTCGCTACGTGGGCGAGTCGGAGCGGGCGATCCGGGAGGTCTTCAGGACGGCCCGTCAGGCCGCGCCATCCATTCTCTACTTCGATGAAATCGAGTCCCTCGTCCCCATCCGCGGCCGAGAGGCCGGAGGCTCGGCCTTCACGGAACGGGTCATCGGGCAATTTATGTCCGAGATGAGCGGCATCGAGGACCTTCAAGGCGTCGTCGTCCTGGCGACGACGAATCGGCTGGATCTGGTGGACCCCGCCCTGCTGGTCTCCGGGCGCTTCGATCTGGTCCTGGAGCTGCCCCTCCCCGACGCCGCAGCCCGAGAGGAGATCTTCCGCATCGAGCTGCGGCAAAAGCCGCTGGCCCCGGATATCGACATCAAAGCTCTGGCGGCCCTTACCGAGGGGACGAGCGGTGCGGATATCGCCTTCGTCTGCCGCAAGGCGACGACCGAGGCCATCAAGACCCTCATGCTGGAGGGGCACGGCGAGCTTCGCCTGGAGCGGCCCCATTTCGATACGGCGCTCCGAGAGCTGGGCAAGCGCGAGCGCTGAGAGGTGCGGCGTCCTGAAGGGTCCCCCCGCACCTCCCAGATCCATCAGGACGCCTTCATCGCCTTTTTTGCCCGTCGTCGATCTCCTCCCCGGCAAGCCCGGCGCATTCCTTTTCGACCCCCGCCAGACGCGCCAGGCCGCGGTCGACCACGACAACGACGTCGGGATGGAGCTTGAGCGCCGTACAGGGGACCTCAGGGCAAACCCGGTCGTCCTGGAGCAGGGCCCTCAGGGGCTCCGCCTTGGAGGGCCCATGGACGAGCAGCACGATTCTGGCGGCGTTCAGAATATCTCCGATTCCCATCGTCACGGCCTGGGAGGGAACCTCATCCAGAGAGGAGAAAAAGCGCTGGTTGTCCCTGCGGGTGCCCTCTTCCAGGGTCACGACGTGGGCCCAGGGAGCGAAGAAGGGAGCAGGCTCATTGAACCCGATGTGCCCATTGCTCCCGAGCCCCAGCAATTGAAGGTCCCGGGGCCTGGAGTCCAGAAATCCCTGGAACTCCTCGAGCATCTTGTCCCGAGGCAGGGTTCCTCTCGGCACACAGGTTCTGGCCTTGTCGATGTCCACGTGATCGAAGAGCTTGTGGTCCATGTAGTGGCGGTAACTTTGGACATGGGAGGGCTCGAGCCCGACGTATTCGTCCAGGTTCACCGTGGCGACGGAACGGAAGGACAGCCCCTCGGCGTCGTGACGCCTCCGGAGTTCCGCATAGACGCCCTCCATTGAACCGCCGGTGGCAAGCCCGAGACAAACATCCCCCCGCACCACGACCTCCGCGACGAGTCCGGCGACGATGGAGCAGCTCTCCTCGTGATCCCCGGTGAGAATCACGCTCAGTTTTTTCCTCAACGTTAAACACCTCCATGATCAAGCGGACGCAAAACCCTCCGCCTCACGATTGGCACCAGTATATACCCATCCCGGGACGGCGCGTCCGCCGCAACTCTCAAAACACGCCGCAGGGCCTCTTGATCGCCGGTTCGATTCCGCAGGCGTTATACTTATGTCTACGCACCCCGGAGCCGCCAAGGCCATTTTCCGCGGCACGAAAATTCTCGCACACGAAGGATGATGCTTTTCAATGCCCCTCACCACCGAAACGAGCAACGAACGCACCGCCGAACTCGACGCCATGTCTTTGGGAGACATCCTGGCCGTCATGAACGATGAGGACGCGCGGGTCCCCGAGGCGATACGCAAGGCCCTGCCCAGGATCGAGGCCGCGGTTCGGCGGGCCTTCGCGTCCCTGAGACGAGGGGGGCGGCTGATCTATCTGGGGGCCGGCACCAGCGGTCGCCTTGGGGTGCTGGACGCCGTGGAGTGCGTACCGACGTTCGGAGTCCCTCCCGACCGGGTACTGGGGCTGATCGCCGGAGGCTCGGAGGCCATGATGCGCGCGGTCGAGGGCGCCGAGGACGACCCGGCCTTGGGCGTGGCCGACCTGAAATCGATCTTGCTCTCGAAGGAGGATACCGTCGTGGGGATCGCGGCCAGCGGCCGGACGCCCTACGTCATCGGAGCTCTGAAGTACGCCCGCAGCGTCGGTGCTGCAACGGTCTCCCTCTCCTGCAACGAGGGGGCTCCCCTGTCTCGGGTCGCCGACGTCCCCATCGAAATCTCCCCCGGCCCCGAAGTCCTGACCGGCTCCACGCGACTCAAAGCCGGAAGTGTCCAGAAGATGGTCCTCAACATGATCTCGACCGCCTCCATGGTTCTGTGGGGTAAGGTCTACAAAAACCTGATGGTGGACGTGCGGGCCACAAACGAGAAGCTGAGGCTCCGGGCCGAGAACATCGTGATGGCTGCTGCCGAAGTCGGGCGGCAGGAGGCACGCCGAGCTCTTGCGGACTCCGGAGGTGACTGCAAGCCGGCCATCGTCTCCCTGTTGCTGCACTGTTCCGACGAGGAGGCGCGCGAGACCCTGAAAAGAGCGGATGGACGCGTGAGAACCGCGATCGAAGGCAACTGACATCGATCGCGGCTTGCTAGAGGAGGCTTTTTCATGAAACTGCTCACCGGCGGCAGGGTGATCGAGGGTAAAACGCTGAGGGAAGGTCATGCGCTCCTCTTCTCGGATCGGGTGCTCTCCTGTATCCCGGAGGATGCGGCCGACGGGATCGACGCCGAGCGCATACACCTGAACGGGGAATACGTCTGTCCGGGACTCGTGGACATCCACGTTCATGGCGCCCGGGGCATCGACATCATGGACGCTACGGACGAGGCCGTGGACAATCTGAGCCTCGCCATGGCGCGGAACGGGACCACCGCCTTCGCCCCCGCTTCCGTGACCGCGCCGATGCCCGAACTCGAGGCCGCGGTCGAGGCCGTACGCCGGGGAATGCGACGGTCCCTTCCGGGCGCGGCCCTGATCGGCATCCACCTCGAGGGCCCATGGATCGAGCCGGAGATGAAGGGGGCGCATCCGCCGGAATGGATTCTCGCGAAACCGGATGCCGAGTGGGTGGCCGAGCGTGCGGACGCCATACGCATCCTCACCTACTCGCCGATGCTCGATCCCGATCATGCGTTCTTGAGGCACCTGCTCGAGCTCGGCATCGTCCCCTCGCTGGGACATACCACAGCCGATTTTGACGCGGCGCGTTCGGCCATAGAGGCCGGCGCCAGGTCGATCACGCACCTGTTCAACGCCCAGATGGGACTCCATCATCGGCGCCCGGGGATGATCGGGGCGGCTGCGGTGACGGAGGTGATGTGCGAGCTCATCGCCGACGGCCACCATATCCGTTCCGAGCTCTTCGAGCCCCTCTGCCGTCTCATCGGAACGGATCGGCTGATCCTGATTACGGACGCCATCCGATCCGCCGGACTGCCCGACGGGGAATACGACTTTGCGGGCGGTCGGGTTCGGGTCGAGGACGGCCTGCCCGTTCAGCCGGACGGGACGATCGCCGGCAGTTCCCTGGCCCTGAACCGAGCGGTGCAAAACTTCCGGCTCGCCACGGGACGTCCCCTCCCGGAGGTCATCGGCATGGCGGCGCGAAACCCGGCCCGCCTCCTTGGGCTGACGCGCAAGGGCAGCCTGGATCCGGGGTCCGATGCCGATATCGTCTGTCTGGACGAGGATCTGAACGTGGCCATGACCTTCGTCGGCGGGAGACGGGTCGTCTAGGCCGATTCGCCGAAGCCAAAACGAGAGGGCCCCCGGTCCGGGACAGCCCTCTCGTTTTGACTTCGGCTCCAATCCGCCCCTTCGCCCAAGATGGGGCTACTTCGCCGGCAGAACCTCCAGCCAATAGCCGTCGGGATCCTGGATAAAGTAGATCCCCATCTTCTCGTTCTCGTAGCAGATCCAGCCCCTCTCCCGGTGAAAGTCCCGCATACCCTCGAAATCGTCAGCCCTGAAGGCCAGGTGAAACTCCTGATCCCCCAGGTCGTAGGGCTGCGTGCGCTCCTTCAGCCAGGTGAGCTCCAGGGTGAACCCCTCCTTGCCGTCCCCGAGATAGACGATGATGAACGCCTCGTCCGTGATACGCCGTACCTCTTTGAGCCCCAAGGCCTCCTCGTAAAAGGCCATGCTCCTCTCGAGGTCCAGGACGTTGAAGTTGAAGTGGCAAAAATGCGCTTTCATTGCGGCACCCCCCTCAAAAAAATGCAACAAGGACGATCGGCTCGGCGCTAATCCTCATCCTCGTCCGAAACCACCTGTATCCGCAGCTCCTCCAGCCGCGCCTCCTCGACGGAGTCCGGGGCCTTGGAGAGGAGACACTGGGCCTTTTGCGTCTTCGGGAAGGGCATAACCTCCCGGATGGACTGCCCGCCGCAGAGCAGGGTCGCCAGCCGGTCCATCCCCAGGGCGATGCCTCCGTGGGGGGGAGTCCCGTAGGAAAGCGCCTCCAAAAAGAAGCCGAAGCGCCGCTTCGCCTCCTCCGGCGATATCCCCAGACACTGGAAGGCCCTGGATTGTACGTGCGGATCGTGAATGCGGATGGAGCCGCCGCCCACCTCGTTGCCGTTGAGCACGCAATCGTAGGCACGGGCCAGGGCACGACCGGGATCGGACTCCATGAGGTCGAGCTCCTCCAGCACGGGGGAGGTGAAGGGGTGGTGCATGGCTGTCCAGCGCTTCTCCTCCTCGCTCCACTCGAAAAGCGGGAAACGCGTAACCCAAAGGAATCTCCAGGCCTTATCGTCCAGCAATCCCCGGGATTTGCCCAGGTCCAGGCGCAGAACGCCCAGGATCGTACAGGCCTTGGCGCGGTCGGCATCGGCCACCACAAACAGGGCATCGCCATCGTTCAACCCGGCAAGCACCCTCAGGCGAGCCAGTTCCGACTCGGAGAGAAACTTGACCAGGGGCCCTTTGAACGTCCCCTCCCTGAGCTGAAACGCCGCCAAGCCGGAGGCCCCGAACTTCTTGGCCCTCTCCTCCAGGTCGGCGAGCTCCTTGCGAGACAGGGAGGCTCCGCCGGGAAGCGCCAGGGCGCGCACCACGCCCCCCTTCGCGATAAGGGCGCGGAAGGGCTCGAAGGAGGATTCCGCGAACACCGTTCCCACGTCGCAGAGTTGCAGCGGGATGCGGAGGTCGGGCTTGTCGCTGCCGTAGAGGTCCATGGCGTCCCAATAGGTCATGCGGTCGAAGGGGACGGGGATGTCGACCCCGAGAATTTCCTTGAAGAGTCCTTTCATGTAGCCCTCGATGAGCTCCATCACATCGTCCTCGACGACGTAGCTCATCTCGATGTCGACCTGCGTGAACTCCGGCTGTCGGTCGGCCCGCAGATCCTCGTCCCGGAAACACCTGGCGATCTGATAGTAGCGGTCGCAACCGCCGATCATCAGAATCTGTTTGAAGAGCTGAGGGGATTGGGGAAGCGCATAGAACGCTCCCGGAGTGATCCGGCTCGGGACCAGGTAGTCCCGCGCCCCCTCCGGAGTCGCCTTCGTGAGCATGGGGGTCTCGACCTCCATGAAGCCACGCTCGTCCAGGTATCTATGGGTGAAGGCATTCATTCGGCTGCGGACGCGGAGGTTGTGCTGCATCCTCTCGCGGCGGAGATCCAGGTAGCGATAGGTCAGGCGCAGGTTCTCGTCGACCTTGTCGGTCCCCTCCCCGACCTCGAAGGGCAGAGGCGCGGC
Coding sequences:
- the aspS gene encoding aspartate--tRNA ligase — encoded protein: MLFSNEKELEGMRTDFFDKSWQRSSRCGDFGAVEIGSSVRANGWVRRRRDLGGIIFLELWDYSGSVQVVFDPEAGDVHARAGDLRSEYCIAVKGRLRTRPEGTENPSLKTGRVEIVAEDFLLLSSAAPLPFEVGEGTDKVDENLRLTYRYLDLRRERMQHNLRVRSRMNAFTHRYLDERGFMEVETPMLTKATPEGARDYLVPSRITPGAFYALPQSPQLFKQILMIGGCDRYYQIARCFRDEDLRADRQPEFTQVDIEMSYVVEDDVMELIEGYMKGLFKEILGVDIPVPFDRMTYWDAMDLYGSDKPDLRIPLQLCDVGTVFAESSFEPFRALIAKGGVVRALALPGGASLSRKELADLEERAKKFGASGLAAFQLREGTFKGPLVKFLSESELARLRVLAGLNDGDALFVVADADRAKACTILGVLRLDLGKSRGLLDDKAWRFLWVTRFPLFEWSEEEKRWTAMHHPFTSPVLEELDLMESDPGRALARAYDCVLNGNEVGGGSIRIHDPHVQSRAFQCLGISPEEAKRRFGFFLEALSYGTPPHGGIALGMDRLATLLCGGQSIREVMPFPKTQKAQCLLSKAPDSVEEARLEELRIQVVSDEDED